From a region of the Mycobacteroides saopaulense genome:
- a CDS encoding amino acid permease → MPGSGLWRTKSVEQSIADTDEPETKLRRDLTWWDLTVFGVSVVIGAGIFTVTASTAANVTGPAISLSFIMAAIGCGLAAMCYAEFASTIPVAGSAYTFSYATFGEFAAWILGWDLILEFSVGAATVAKGWSSYLSTVFGLSSGTVHLGSVKVDWGALLIVSVLTVLLAVGTKLSSRVSLVITTIKVLVVLLVIIVGAFFIKTANYTPFVPPAEAGSSSRTGLDQSLFSFIAGGSGSQYGWFGVLAGASIVFFAFIGFDVVATTAEETRNPQKDVPRGIIASLVIVTVLYVAVTVVLSGMVKYSDLRAADSHPNLSTAFHLNGVDWAAKVIAIGALAGLTTVVMVLMLGQIRVIFAMCRDGLLPRELARTGSHGTPIRITLIVGFLVAIAASLTPIEGLEEIVNVGTLFAFVLVSAGVIVLRRSRPDLPRSFRTPGVPWLPVVAIVACGWLMLNLAVRTWMFALAWMVVGVVVYFVYSRRHSVLGLRVAVDR, encoded by the coding sequence ATGCCAGGTAGCGGATTGTGGCGAACAAAGTCTGTCGAGCAGTCGATCGCGGATACAGACGAGCCGGAGACCAAGCTTCGTAGGGACCTAACGTGGTGGGATCTCACCGTTTTCGGGGTCTCGGTGGTCATCGGAGCCGGTATCTTCACCGTCACCGCCTCGACGGCCGCCAATGTCACCGGGCCGGCGATCTCCCTCTCCTTCATCATGGCCGCGATCGGATGCGGCCTGGCGGCGATGTGTTATGCCGAATTCGCGTCTACCATCCCGGTTGCCGGTAGCGCGTATACGTTCTCCTACGCGACGTTCGGTGAGTTCGCCGCGTGGATTCTGGGATGGGATCTCATCCTCGAGTTCTCGGTGGGCGCGGCCACCGTCGCGAAGGGCTGGTCGAGTTACCTGAGCACCGTGTTCGGGTTATCGAGTGGCACAGTGCATCTCGGATCGGTGAAGGTCGACTGGGGTGCGTTGCTCATTGTTTCGGTGTTGACGGTGCTGCTGGCCGTCGGTACCAAGCTTTCCTCGCGCGTGTCCCTCGTCATCACGACCATCAAGGTTCTGGTGGTGCTGTTGGTGATCATCGTCGGCGCGTTCTTCATCAAGACGGCCAACTACACACCGTTCGTTCCTCCGGCCGAGGCCGGTAGTTCCAGCAGGACGGGACTGGATCAGTCGCTGTTCTCCTTCATCGCCGGGGGCAGCGGAAGCCAGTACGGGTGGTTCGGTGTGCTGGCGGGGGCGTCGATCGTGTTCTTCGCCTTCATCGGTTTCGACGTCGTCGCCACGACCGCCGAGGAAACCCGGAACCCGCAGAAGGACGTGCCGCGCGGCATCATCGCCTCGCTGGTGATCGTCACCGTCCTGTATGTCGCGGTCACGGTGGTGCTCTCCGGGATGGTCAAGTACAGCGATCTGCGGGCCGCCGACTCGCACCCGAACCTGTCCACGGCGTTCCATCTCAACGGCGTCGACTGGGCCGCCAAGGTGATCGCCATCGGTGCGCTGGCCGGGCTGACCACCGTGGTCATGGTGTTGATGCTGGGGCAGATCCGGGTCATTTTCGCGATGTGCCGCGACGGACTGCTGCCGCGAGAGCTCGCGCGGACCGGATCGCACGGCACCCCGATACGCATCACCTTGATCGTGGGCTTCCTCGTCGCGATAGCCGCCTCCCTCACCCCGATCGAGGGCTTGGAGGAGATCGTCAACGTCGGCACGCTCTTCGCGTTCGTGTTGGTCTCGGCGGGGGTCATCGTGCTGCGACGGTCCCGGCCCGATCTGCCCCGGAGTTTCCGCACGCCGGGTGTGCCGTGGCTGCCGGTCGTGGCGATCGTGGCGTGCGGATGGTTGATGCTCAACCTGGCGGTGCGCACCTGGATGTTCGCGCTGGCCTGGATGGTTGTCGGCGTCGTCGTCTATTTCGTCTACAGCCGGCGGCACTCGGTACTCGGGCTGCGCGTAGCCGTCGACCGGTAA
- a CDS encoding cation diffusion facilitator family transporter: MSAGGSKRAIIAALAANAGIAAAKFVGFLITGSSSMLAESVHSVADTSNQGLLLYGQRAASKEADRLHPFGYGRSRFFYSFVVALVLFTLGSVFALYEGYHKIHAPEHLSSPIVAIVILVVAVGLEGYSFRTAFVESKPLKGTASWWQFIRNSRNPELPVVLLEDTGALLGLLFALFGVGMTIATGDPVWDGIGTMAIGVLLGIIAIVLMVEMKSLLIGEGATAVQEQQILDALAATDSVERVIHCRTQYLGPEELLVAAKIALSPDADLPRIAATIDAAEQRVREAVPIARVIYLEPDLDRTTANS, from the coding sequence GCAGGCGGCAGTAAGAGGGCGATCATCGCGGCGCTGGCGGCCAACGCCGGTATAGCGGCGGCCAAGTTCGTCGGCTTCCTGATCACCGGAAGTTCGTCGATGCTCGCCGAGTCGGTGCACTCGGTGGCGGACACCTCGAACCAGGGACTGCTGCTCTACGGACAGCGCGCGGCGAGCAAGGAAGCAGATCGCCTGCATCCGTTCGGATATGGGCGTAGCCGATTCTTCTACTCCTTTGTGGTCGCGCTGGTGCTGTTCACGCTCGGTTCGGTCTTCGCCCTGTATGAGGGCTATCACAAGATCCACGCTCCCGAGCATCTGTCGTCTCCGATCGTCGCGATCGTCATCCTGGTGGTGGCGGTTGGGCTGGAGGGTTACAGCTTTCGCACCGCTTTCGTGGAGTCCAAGCCCCTGAAGGGCACGGCCAGCTGGTGGCAGTTCATCCGCAACTCGCGTAACCCCGAGCTCCCGGTCGTGCTGCTGGAGGACACCGGAGCACTGCTGGGATTACTCTTCGCGCTCTTCGGCGTCGGCATGACCATCGCGACAGGCGATCCGGTGTGGGACGGGATCGGCACCATGGCGATCGGTGTGCTGCTGGGCATCATCGCCATCGTTCTCATGGTCGAGATGAAGAGCCTGCTGATCGGGGAGGGTGCGACCGCGGTACAGGAGCAGCAGATTCTGGATGCGCTGGCCGCCACCGATTCCGTCGAGCGGGTAATCCATTGCCGGACCCAGTATCTGGGCCCGGAGGAACTCTTGGTCGCGGCCAAGATCGCGCTCTCGCCCGACGCCGACCTGCCTCGGATCGCTGCCACGATCGACGCCGCCGAGCAGCGGGTTCGCGAGGCGGTTCCGATCGCGCGGGTGATTTACCTTGAGCCGGATTTGGATCGTACGACAGCGAATTCTTAG